The genomic stretch TTGCTCTAGGGTCTCTCCAGCTCAGCAAAGACTGTAGCCTCTCCCCTTGAGTAGCCAAATCACCAACCACAGTCTGAATCCGTCCTGCAATACTTCTCAAACGGTCATACCTCATCCGAACAATATCAGGGGGACGTGAAGTAGGGAAAGTATCAAATTCTTCGTCTAATTCATCAGGATGCGCATTATCAGCACAAGAAAGACGAGTATCCATGTGGGGAGGATTTCTAGGCCTCCATCTGTAGTACCAAACTCCGATTAAGAAGAGATAAAGGAAAATGGTAGGCAGAATAAGCTCCGGATATAGAACCAGTATCAAGAACAAGATATGGATCAGAACAGTCGTAATTGGGTTTTTCCAATGGCATATCTGATCAAACCATCTACCAATAGCAATTAATCCACCTAAAACACCCATAATCCTGAAAAAGTTAGCTTTGCTTCTTCTCATGCTCCACATGTGGGAACCAACATCCAACATATACTCCACTATCTCTTTCCTCAAAGGTGGCTCAGCACGACTCAGCCTCATTGAAACAATCTGAGTGGCTTGATGCCTTAAGCTGTCGAGCTGGCTAACAGTTAATGGATGAATATAATGCATTTTGGGTAGCAGTGGCTGAGAATACATATGCATCATATTCATTAATGATGAGCAAGTAAATCTTACAGCCAAGTGAATTTCACCCATCTTCTTCACCCCAGCAGGATGCAAAACCAGTAGTGGATAAGAATGCGTGTAGACGCGATCTGTTTCAAGAGTTGAAAGACGGATCCTGACCTTCCCAATCCTCGAGTCCCTTGCCCCTCCAGATTTATCTCCTCCATGCAGATGACAATTATCAAATACACCAATAGTTATGACAGTGCATGGATCAAATACTTCCCAAGTGTATTGCTCGTTCCACTTGGGAGCAAAGCTATCTATAATTGTCCTTGTTCGAACCCATTTTTGCCCATATTTGGCAACACAATAAGCATCTGTTGTTGCCCGCCCATCTTTTGTTTTCATTGGCGAGAGGCCCTGAGCATTCAGAATACCCAATTCTAGGACACCAATGCTGGACTTCCACAACTGTTTTGCAGTTGGTCTAAGATCACTACTGTAATGGGTTGACTCATCCAAAACATGATAACCTCCTTCCAAATATAGCCTCATGTGAAGCCTGCTTGCAAACTTgatttccttcttcttttctccCTCAACCATTATATGCTTTTCAAGATTATACCACTTACTGTTAATAGGTCTGTGATCCAACCTCCTATCGATATACTGCAAAGGAATAGCACACCTTCCAAGAACTTCATCCTTGTTTGGTGCAACTCTGTCTTCCACACTCAAAATCAATGGCTCCTCAAATGGTTCTGCTGCTACAAACATCAGATCCTCATTCCACATCGGATTGATAGTCTTGCTCATGGAAACTCTGGTTCTCAATGCCTGATTTccaaggatagccttaacataaaCTTCTGGAAACCTACTTCTGTCGCCGGGAATCAAGTCCTGAGCTTCAATCACATTAACTCTAAGGTACCACAACTTTGGTGAGAGGTAAACCTTGGACCTTATATTTGCGAGAGCATCAGCACCACTAACAGTCGCAGCATCGGAATGCCAAGATTCAGGAAATGCCTCATCAGCTTGGGTACCCATCCAAACAGCCAACATCAACTCTCCTTTAACTTTGTTACGATTTCTGTCCTCCAACCTATACCACTGCGGAGCAAGAGGACTATCTGGGGGTACCCTTTTTGGGATCTCATTCAAATCAAACATAACGCAACCAACAAAGTCATCCTTAACAAGATCCTTATCTTTCACAGTCACCTCAAGTACAGAAGCTTGAATCCGATCCTTGGAAAAAGCAAACACCTGTCTCCATTCGGGATTTGACTTCTTCTCAAAGTGACGGGTCGTACCCCTATAGTTTCCGAGCCTAACCTCAACATAAGGATCAAGACTGCCCGTAACATCCTTCCCAGGTAAGTCCTTTGCTTTCACCACCCGGACATAAAGATACTGCATTTGCTCAACCAAGTCATAGGTGCTAGTGAGCTTATCACCTGTGACCTTCCCTCCACCAAGGTGGGGTTTGGTCTCTTTGAGCGAAAAATCTTCTTGCGGTGGTCGCTGCATTTTAATGCTACTTATTCTCACTCAACAAAAAATGTCCCAAAACCCTTCAATTTCTCCAACACAGTTGAGCCAATAATCAACAAATAAAGCAAACCCCCTAATAAGGATCTCAGCAGAGACAGCTCAAACTACAGTAATGCTAAATAACCTTCACATATAACAATCCTAAGCAAGTTAACCAAAAATATTAAAGGGAGAAAGCTTAAATATGTTTAACCCTAGATCCCATAATCCAAAAAATGCCAAAACCATTCACTCACAACCTCAGATCTGATTCATCTGAATGCTTCAACCCTACCTAACATaaaaaattaagaataaaatagtTAAGAAACCGTACAAAAAGCAAATCCAAAATAACAAAAGCAACAAAAAAGTTCACAAGAAAATGCTTTAATGAACTCTATCAAAAAAAAGACCCTTCTCACTTTCCCACAGAAAAGGATAAAGCAAACAAAGATAGGCCTGTAATGCAAAGAAATATAACCACATTATAGCTTAACAAACACCATAAAGAAACACCACCAAAAAATAGAAACTTCAATTTTCAAGGGCTCATTtaactaaaagaaagaaaaaaaaggaataacCAACCTCTATATAAAAGATAAATGAATATACCTAGAGGATTCGTGGATGCTGAGGATGAAAAGATGGGATTTTGCTGATAAGGTTCTGAAGAGTGGAACCTTGttgaggagaaaaagaaaaaggggtttTAGTTTCTTTTGGTATCAAAGTGATGGAGAATACTACAGTGAGGTCTAGAAAGAGAAAAAGAGCaaagagtgagagagagagaggggaaaAACAGTGAAGTTAGAgagagaaaaaggaaagagaATGACAGAGCAGGTACTCCCTTTCCAGTGTGTTTCAGGTGGGTGGTGGGGTTGGGGTAGAAGGGGGTTAGGGGTGGGGGACGCATCTTCTGAGAATACACCGAAACCGAAGGTGATAAAGATATATGTTGGTGTGTGAATATTTGTTCCCATATTTGTTTTTCTgtgtggttttttttttttttccttaaatttttCTTTCAGTTTCTTTCAATTATTTGGTACTATGTGTCCTACGTTGCTTGACCACACGACACGAGTCGCGCGAGCGAGGATTTTGTCGGGACTCGCGCGTGTGAATTCTTAACCTAGCTAAATTCTGATGCgtagaaaataattaaatactacAGTACGTATCATGTTAAATGATTGTTTAGTTTGATGTATTGGAACAATTAATCAAAGCATAAAATTCGCATAAGCTAATAcagtaaataagagaaaataatcaTCGCATATCTTGTAAGGGTCGTTTGATTTCAAACAGGATTATTCAGGGACTAATATCGTAGGATTAAAATTTTGGGATAGTGATCCCAAATGCAATGCTAGTTAGTTAATATTAAGTTTTTGgtataaaatttatattgatATTAACTAATACTCATAACTAAATATAGAATAAATACAATCCTAAATTTTATTCGAGGTTATAATCCTAATCTTAGTAACTAAACGACCCTTAAATGTTTGGGATGGGTCTTTAATTTGTGTGTAACTGATCAAGCATAAATCCGTATCCAACCACTAACGAATATGATAGGATATTTAGAATGACTTCGTCCTTAATTAATGTTCTTAAGTTTTAGTCATGGGAACGAAGAATTATGGCATAAAGAGCTTACTTTCTTGATAGGGTATTAGGTGAGACTTTGAATTAGCGGACCAATAAATTTCGAATACCGAGTGATTTCATCGAAAAATAACTACGTTTTTGGCCAaaattatcttttatttttaggGGTAGGCTTAACTTTATTCTATAACTATAACCCTTAGCACTATTTGTCCTCTAAGTATACAAAACTTGAGCATTTTTAGTCTTACTCATTCCTGTTAAAAACCTAATTAATAGAGATATAACACGTGATTTGCACGCGATGCTTAAGACAAAGAAATACCCGCTCTTTTATCCCCGATTCAGTCGATTTCCCTCATTTTTAAGAGCTTCCTTTCTCCAATTCACTCGTTTTATCTCTATTATAGTAGGTAATTTATCTCTATTACAACAAGTAAAAAAATCCTAGCTTTCTTGATTACATTTCAAGCCTTTACTATTTGCAATCCCAGCAATGATTATTAGGAGCACAGATGAAATAAACCCTAGTTATGGTGAGTGTTCTTGCTACTTGTATTTTGTAAAAATTCCTTCTTAATTTGTTTCCGAAATCTCCattatttttacaatattttaCTATCTTTTGAAGTTCTATAGCATtgttccttatctagaattttatATGCCCTACAAAAggtaaataatataaaataaatattgtgTATGTATTCATGTGAACACCATTCTTTATTCCAATATTTAATGGCCCCAATATGCACAATTGTTATGAGGTTAGTGAAGAGCTACAGAGAAAGTTGAATGTTGAAGATGGGGAATCAGACTGTTGCAACTCTGATGACACAAGGAGCTTACAATGTGATTCGGATGCCAAAAGTTTAAACTTTCTAAAGTTCAACCCCAAAACAGATGGAAAAAATCCAAAATTGGCATTAGAGTTAATGTGATGACCAAAGggtcatctcttattttagaaATCAAATTTGGGTTTCGAGATCgtcttaaaaacctcattttatctcttctcgatttgcgtgcgcagtccggacgcgaTTCCGGAAAACCCTTATGTGAAAATTcgagaaaataataatttttgcctttaaaagttgattttagttgacttcaaTCAACATTATGAGTAAACAGACCTGAACCCAtattttgacggtctcggagggcacgtagtaaaatatgggacatgggcgtatgcccggaatcgaattccgaagtccctagcctgagaaatgaatttttgagaaaaattgttaaactgaaattccaAAGGTTTTGAGAAATTAGTAAACGTCTGATCTcgttagtatcgggcccgtattttggttccggagcccagtataggtttaacatgataattacatcatgtctgtgaaatttggtgaaaacgaagtttatttgacgtgattcataCATTTGGTTGAGACAATAGAGgttttgaaactatcttgaaaattccatgtgttttggtgttgaattcgtagttctaggtgttattttggcgatttgattgcatgagcaagttcgtatgatgttttaagacttgtgtgcatatttggtttggagccccgagggctcgggtgagttttggataggctacagagtgatttggacttagaaaaaatATGGCCGGTatgcttcagctgttgcaggcCCCTGATCTCGCACTTACGAGATTAGGCATCGCAATTGTGAGCGTTGCAGGGTCCGTATTTGCGATTGCAATTGCGATTAGAAGGCTGGGCCAgcagagttcgcaaatgcgaacaaacctacgcaaatgcgaacaaacctTCGTAAATGCGAAGGGAGTCTAGGAGGGGtatggatcgcaaatgcgatcttttgtttgcatttgcgacacTTTCCTCGCATGTTCAAAGGTAGCAGGAATTGtgaaggcttcgcaattgcgatagccccttcgcatttgtgaagctcaggtcgcaaatgcgacatctgcagttgTTCAAAACataacttagacgggatttttcattcattctcccatttttcaaaacccgaAGTTCAAGAGGAAATTTTCCTAAGGCAAAAGTCTTCCCCAAATTATAGATATgagtggattggtggtggaatcgagagatAAAACGgtaattgagctttgaaatacccgttggcttgaggtaagtgtttggtttaaccttgacttgagggatagGGATCcctgtcttatttgctatgtgaaattccatgtgtgtggtGTATAGGTGTGCTGACGAGTACCTATACACCGCCAAATTATCTTTAGCCTGTTCCCTTCCCTGTTTCCTTATATATTGCTTCCCTATCTTAACTGCTACTTGttattgatgcttccatgtctacttgcttcttgttaaaCGTTGTTGTTCTATTCAGGATATTAATTGTTCCGTAGTTTCATTATATTATAGTGTCGGTTTACGTTGGTTGATTGATACTTTATGGTACACTTTGGTTGGTCACACTATGTAGTATTAATTGTtgaagtttcataattgtatagGCCTCCCGTTGTGATGATCTGAGGTATAAATGTTGTGCGGGTTTTAGCTAAACTGTGAAATACTTGCTTTATTTTTGTGATTGGTACTGAGatgatgggatcaggttgcacaccgcaataggaggaataagggtaaaatatgattgtctggtgggatcgggttgcacgccgcaataaggagtaataagggtggacataTGGGATCGGATTGCGTTCCggaacaggaggaataagggtaatatattgaggagtaataaagATAGACTGTTGGGATCGTCTTGCAAGCtacaacaaggagtaataagggcgaatgttcatattgttattgattatatggtgggatcgggatgtgTGCCGCATCAATTATTGTTTATGTATTCTTCTTCTGCTGAGGTTCATTATTATGGTGTTGAAATTCTTTTAAGAATTGGTTACAACTGAGTATTGATAGAATGACTAGGTTCTGTATTTATTTAATGCAAGTTATTGTCATATTTCATCCCATATCTTCTTTTTGCCCTATTATAAACTGTTGCAGGATATATATTATTTGTGCCTCGCCGTAGCCTCattactacttcgtcgaggttaggctcggtacttaccagtacatggggtcggttgtactgattcTGTACtttgcactttttgtgcagatttcggagctggtagtggctgatcgagaggtcggttgcTGATACTTCactcaggagacccaaggtagtcctgtaggcatccacaggccttggcgtcccctcctatctttacttcGTTTCTATTTTACTTTCTTCGAGAcagatgtattttctttcaaaccattacttgtagtattcatagaatgttcgtgagttgtgacaccagtttctgggtggtaTCTATTTCGGCTTTTGTTAATAGTATAAGGGTGATCAGTTAAATCATGTACTTCCGCTTTTATTTCCGTTGATTTAACTTTAATGAtaaaaaagataaaggaaaaaggtgaaaaattctataacgttggcttgcctagcgagtgcaatgttaggcaccatcacggtcccgaaggtgggaaattcggattgtgacaagttggtatcagagcactaggacGATATGCTTCTTTTAGCACCAACGGTCTCTtgagctgggggaggagcacagactcccgctactcacacttcgaagcagatggctccccagttttagacgccagcagctcagccagttggggtagttccacTGGGTGTTCTGGCACGGACCGGTGATGGATCCGCTATGTCGTTTGATGCTCTGTGGAGATTGGATAGatttaccaagcttttcactactacttatggcggtacatcttcagaggatcccaaGACTATTTGGAGAGTTGTCACGAGGTTAtacagaacatggggatagtggagaccaatggtgTCGACTTTGCTGCCTTTCGTCTGTCAGGTTTTGCCAAGAAGTGGCGGAGgattgtttggccagaccagtTGGGTCGCCAGCTCTCACTTTGGACTTGTTCTCTCAACTATTCTTGGCTtagagagaggactatcggaggaagtttgagcgccttcagcagggttctatgaccgtcactcagtacgagaccggATTTGTTGACTTGtcccatcatgctcttcttatacttcccaccgagaaagagagggtgaggaggtttattgagggacttgctcagcctatcagattgcagataaCTAAGAAGACagagagtgagatttctttccaggatgcagccaatgtggccagacgagttgagatggttttagcttaggggagtggtcaggggtctaacaagaggcctcatcacTCCGGTTGATTCGGTGGGGCCTCATCTGGAGGTCGAGGTACTTTttgtaggggccatcctcccaggctatTTCATTTAGTACTTCAGATATTTCATGGAGCTTTAGGGGGTCATGGTACTTGTACCTTGtgggcacgtgatttttgcctcacatgaattactcctatagaattccaaagaattagattttcttttaattatttgttattctaggaattattgtagaatttttctgattgtttgcattttcgtgtgcatgtttaatcttatttaaatcataaaaaaaatacaaaaaaaatattgcatttgcattcaggatttaattctatatttTCAGATTAATTAGAAAATTAGTTTGTattagaaaaatcacaaaaatagttcatattgtattttaactctttaattttgatttttatagcttttcttttaatttaggggttatttaattttgtaaatattatattgagtttttaatataatttggtaggttaatttagtttttagaagataatttaggtttattttaatttggaaaaggaaaggaaaattagaaataaaaaggaaaaggaataaaagaaaaatctctgATGTTGGGCTGTTTTAATCCCATCTCCCCCAGGCCCAAGTGAATTTGTCCTGAAACCCGTCCAAAACCACCTAAATACCCGGCCCAAACCTAATTTTAACCTGGTCCAGCCCACCTTCccatccaaacgaccccgttttgccCTCTACtaatcacgaccgttggatctcactaatccaacggtccggaactgggAACTGAATAAATATAAATATGTCCAAACGTCCCCCCTACCCccatctctcatctctctcacacCCTTCAGAGACTCCAACCAAACTCCGAACCCTAGCCAGCCGCCCTTGAAATCCCACCGCCTGAGAGTGGCAGCGCCACCACCAaccaccaccaaaataacaccatagaatccCCCTCACATCCTCTTCCTCAATCTGTGTTTCTTTTCCTTCGAATCATTCTAGAATTCTTCGAATATTAGATCACAAAGTCGAACCCTAGAACCCCAATCGAGATTCTGCAGACGATTCGGGTCTAACATGATTTTGTTCGTTTGTTCTCTATGAGAACATGCGATTAATATCATATTTGATCGTAAATCCGAAGATTTGAAGATTCACACCTATCTCTTCTTGGTCCGAACTGTAATaggtattttttcttttgtttttggtttAATCTTTCCTTCAGTGTTCTTTTTCCATGCTTTGTtccttcttctcttcttttcattttgtcCCGGAATTTCTTTGAGTCATGCATGAGCAAATGGTGTCGTTTTCTTAATAGGCAGTAAGCTAATTAACTTAAAGTGGTTAGTTTGGGTTAATGTTAGATTAGTAAGTCATTTAGGCTAACTTCTTTTAATTGTCAGTGTGAGCTATTGTGGGTTGCAATTCGATAATGGGGCAAATGCCAATTGAGGCTGTTTGGGCTCCTGATCTTGTGGGGTTGGGCTTGGGTTAAAGTCCGACTCACTTTAGGTTTAGAAAATTGGGTCAAATTAGACCCATTTGAGTCCAAGGGTAATTTTCAGGGTAACTAAGGGGTAATTGGGGTAGTTCACTTAGGGAATCTTGCAATAACTGCTTAAAAAGCTTCTCAGAAGCTGCAAAAACAATCTTGCTTGGCAAGTAATTCAataatttagggactaagtagcaaaaataaaaattgagaaAGGTCCAAAGGGTAAATTTTAACTATTTCAGctgccctaatagcttgcctacAAAGGCATTGCTAAAGAGAGCTGAAGGGGGATTTTTTTAGAGATGGGGTAGAAAATCAAAAGGAAGAAATGCTGAAAAAGTTTAGTAAAACACTGTTCCATTAGACTTCTCCGTGGTTTTGAAGTTTCAGTTCTTCCATTACTGAACAATTCCGATTTTTTCGGGGTAAAAAATGGGTTGAATTCGAGTCATTAGAGTCTGGGTTGAAGTTGCTGGGTCAATGTCCATTTGAAGCTGATTCTACTGTTCCATTGGCTGTTTCTAGCTGATCTCTGTTAGCTGCTATTGCTGACCCTTTCTCctcttatttcttttcctttccagTTACTCCTTAGATCTATGAATATATGACATGTGAGTTTGAAGCCTTGAAATCAATTGGAAGTTCAAGATGCCTATGAGTTTTTGATATTAAATAGTAGTTATGTTTTGAAGAATGTCGTATTAATTTAGTGTGTCTGTGACCTACCATTTTTATGTATGTCATTGAGAATCACATGAGTTCATGTATATTTTCATTGTTTGGGATGGATTTGCAAGAAAAGCCCATGCTGCCCTTACTTGTCTGGATGCGTTTGGTTTACAAGATAATTCGTGCTTAGTGGGGGATGTATTCATTCACGTGGTTAAGCTCTGTCACTTTTAAATCTTAACTTATCATTTTGTTTCTTAAAGGGTTGGAGTGTGCTTGATTGAAAAGTGTAGTTACTCATTCCTGAAATTGAAATTTAGGATTACTATCCTGGCTGGTGCACATCTGTTGATACTTAATATGGTTGAGTATGTGTATTTGCTTGAAAAATGAAGTTTTGTTTGTTTGAACATGCAAGGGCTTGGTTATAAGTTTGAACCAAAGTATACGGATCCTTGTGGTAAGAGTCACAAATTAAATCAAGTTTGTTTTTTCATGCTTGCTCAGTTTGTCCATGCATCTTTACATTACTAATCTGATTTTATATCAAACAGAAGCCatagtttgttttaaaattaacTTGAGTTTATTTGAATTGGGTGGATTAAGCATTGAGTGTCGTTTGGTTTTAATTGTGAATTAAGTCATATGGCCAGTGTTGTTCGGGCCTATGGGACTCGAATTGACTTGCAAAACTTAAGAATTGGACTCACTTTGC from Nicotiana sylvestris chromosome 12, ASM39365v2, whole genome shotgun sequence encodes the following:
- the LOC104233634 gene encoding FT-interacting protein 3-like, which encodes MQRPPQEDFSLKETKPHLGGGKVTGDKLTSTYDLVEQMQYLYVRVVKAKDLPGKDVTGSLDPYVEVRLGNYRGTTRHFEKKSNPEWRQVFAFSKDRIQASVLEVTVKDKDLVKDDFVGCVMFDLNEIPKRVPPDSPLAPQWYRLEDRNRNKVKGELMLAVWMGTQADEAFPESWHSDAATVSGADALANIRSKVYLSPKLWYLRVNVIEAQDLIPGDRSRFPEVYVKAILGNQALRTRVSMSKTINPMWNEDLMFVAAEPFEEPLILSVEDRVAPNKDEVLGRCAIPLQYIDRRLDHRPINSKWYNLEKHIMVEGEKKKEIKFASRLHMRLYLEGGYHVLDESTHYSSDLRPTAKQLWKSSIGVLELGILNAQGLSPMKTKDGRATTDAYCVAKYGQKWVRTRTIIDSFAPKWNEQYTWEVFDPCTVITIGVFDNCHLHGGDKSGGARDSRIGKVRIRLSTLETDRVYTHSYPLLVLHPAGVKKMGEIHLAVRFTCSSLMNMMHMYSQPLLPKMHYIHPLTVSQLDSLRHQATQIVSMRLSRAEPPLRKEIVEYMLDVGSHMWSMRRSKANFFRIMGVLGGLIAIGRWFDQICHWKNPITTVLIHILFLILVLYPELILPTIFLYLFLIGVWYYRWRPRNPPHMDTRLSCADNAHPDELDEEFDTFPTSRPPDIVRMRYDRLRSIAGRIQTVVGDLATQGERLQSLLSWRDPRATALFVIFCLIAAIVLYVTPFQVVALLTGFYVLRHPRFRHKLPSAPLNFFRRLPARTDCML